One segment of Shewanella piezotolerans WP3 DNA contains the following:
- a CDS encoding proline--tRNA ligase translates to MRVSKYLLSTQKETPANAEVISHQLMLRAGMIRRNASGLYSWLPTGLRVLRKIEAIVREEMNKAGSVEILMPMVQPADLWQETGRFDKFGPELLRFQDRHNRDFVLGPTHEEVITDIVRKEVNSYKQLPLNLYQIQTKFRDEVRPRFGVMRSREFLMKDAYSFHLEQECMDETYEAMFQAYNNILTRLGLSFRPVMADTGSIGGSLSHEFHVLANSGEDLIAYSTESDYAANIEKCEAPMPTETRQAATSEMTLVDTPYAKTIAELVEQHDIAIEKTVKTLIVKGATEEAPLVALVIRGDHDLNEVKAEKIDAVLAPFEFADDADIRKAIGAGPGSIGPVGLDIPVFVDHGVAVMSDFGAGANQDDKHYFGINWERDLPSAPAFDLRNIIEGEASPCGKGTIALLRGIEVGHIFQLGSNYSEAMHANVLDQNGKSKTLLMGCYGVGVSRMVAAAIEQNHDDRGIIWPEAIAPFQVGILPMNMHKSHRVKDMAEQLYQDLTDAGMEVLFDDRKERAGVMFADMELVGLPNVVVIGDRNIDNGVFEYKNRRTGEKQDVPFDQIVEFLKAQQA, encoded by the coding sequence ATGCGCGTAAGCAAGTACCTGCTATCAACACAAAAAGAAACTCCGGCTAATGCTGAAGTCATTAGTCATCAGTTAATGTTACGTGCGGGCATGATCCGTCGTAACGCATCTGGCTTATACAGCTGGTTGCCGACAGGTTTACGTGTACTACGTAAAATCGAAGCAATTGTTCGAGAAGAGATGAACAAGGCCGGTTCGGTTGAAATTCTAATGCCTATGGTTCAGCCCGCAGATCTTTGGCAAGAGACAGGACGCTTTGATAAGTTTGGTCCTGAGCTGTTACGTTTTCAAGATCGTCACAACCGTGACTTCGTCTTAGGCCCTACACACGAAGAAGTCATCACCGACATCGTGCGTAAGGAGGTTAACTCTTACAAACAGTTACCACTAAACCTATACCAAATTCAGACTAAATTCCGTGATGAAGTTCGCCCACGCTTTGGCGTGATGCGCTCGCGCGAATTTTTGATGAAAGATGCATACTCTTTCCACCTAGAGCAAGAGTGCATGGATGAAACCTATGAGGCTATGTTCCAGGCTTATAACAATATCCTTACTCGCTTAGGCTTATCATTCCGCCCTGTAATGGCAGATACGGGATCTATTGGTGGCAGCTTGTCACACGAGTTCCACGTACTGGCTAACAGCGGTGAAGACTTAATCGCTTACTCAACAGAAAGTGACTACGCGGCTAACATTGAAAAATGTGAAGCGCCTATGCCAACTGAAACACGTCAAGCGGCAACTAGCGAGATGACTTTAGTCGATACGCCATATGCCAAGACCATTGCAGAGCTCGTTGAGCAGCACGATATTGCGATTGAAAAGACGGTTAAGACCTTAATCGTTAAAGGCGCAACTGAAGAAGCGCCTTTGGTTGCATTGGTTATTCGAGGCGACCACGACCTTAACGAAGTCAAAGCTGAAAAGATTGATGCGGTTCTTGCTCCTTTCGAATTTGCTGATGATGCCGATATTCGTAAAGCCATTGGTGCAGGTCCAGGCTCTATCGGCCCTGTCGGCCTTGATATTCCAGTTTTCGTGGATCACGGCGTAGCAGTAATGAGTGACTTTGGCGCGGGTGCTAACCAAGACGACAAACATTACTTCGGCATTAACTGGGAGCGCGACTTACCAAGCGCACCAGCATTCGATTTACGTAACATCATCGAAGGTGAAGCTAGCCCTTGTGGCAAAGGCACTATCGCACTGCTTCGTGGTATCGAAGTGGGACATATTTTCCAGCTTGGTAGTAACTACTCAGAAGCGATGCACGCTAACGTACTTGACCAAAATGGTAAGTCTAAGACACTACTTATGGGTTGCTACGGTGTGGGTGTTAGCCGCATGGTTGCCGCTGCTATTGAGCAAAACCATGATGATCGAGGTATTATCTGGCCAGAAGCTATCGCGCCATTCCAAGTTGGAATTTTGCCAATGAACATGCATAAGTCTCACCGCGTTAAAGATATGGCTGAACAGCTATATCAAGATCTAACTGATGCAGGTATGGAAGTGTTGTTTGATGACCGTAAAGAGCGAGCGGGTGTGATGTTTGCTGATATGGAACTTGTAGGCCTACCAAATGTTGTGGTTATCGGAGACCGTAACATTGATAACGGTGTATTCGAATATAAGAATCGTCGCACTGGTGAGAAGCAAGATGTTCCGTTCGATCAAATTGTTGAGTTTTTAAAGGCACAACAAGCATAG
- a CDS encoding phenylacetate--CoA ligase family protein — translation MPFYSAQEQQSMMLRESTLLSGLSDFLCFAKESSPYYQQLLADIDVSEIDSRASLASLPITRKSDLIKLQMAAMPFAGMVPQVANIARVFQSPGPIYEPEADEHDWWRMGQAFFAAGFRAGDLVQNCLSYHLTPGGFIMDSGARACGCSVIPAGPGQTELQLDMAKNLKPNGYCGTPSFLKILLDKAKAQQLNLPFKKALVTGEALTPSLKSAFIKADIEVKQAYATADIGLIAFESVVDDGLIVAENIILELVRPGTLTPVDVGEVGEVVITSFNPSYPLIRFATGDLSAQLEGVSACGRSNMRIKGWLGRADQTTKVKGLFVHPEQVEQIRVQHNAIQRLRMVVSRDNDNDKMCLLCEVAETALNSVDVSAIEQTIRAVTQLSAEVSIEPLGSLPKDGIVIDDRR, via the coding sequence ATGCCTTTTTATAGTGCTCAAGAGCAGCAGTCGATGATGCTGCGAGAATCAACATTACTGTCTGGATTAAGTGATTTTCTATGCTTTGCTAAGGAGTCATCTCCTTACTATCAGCAACTGCTTGCTGATATTGATGTCAGTGAAATAGATAGCAGAGCGAGCTTGGCCTCACTGCCTATCACCCGTAAATCGGACTTAATCAAGCTACAAATGGCAGCTATGCCCTTTGCTGGTATGGTGCCCCAAGTGGCCAATATTGCAAGAGTATTTCAATCCCCAGGGCCAATCTATGAGCCAGAAGCAGACGAGCATGATTGGTGGCGCATGGGGCAAGCATTTTTTGCCGCTGGCTTTAGAGCTGGAGATTTAGTGCAAAACTGCTTGTCTTATCATCTTACACCGGGTGGCTTTATTATGGATTCCGGCGCGAGAGCCTGTGGTTGTAGTGTGATCCCTGCGGGTCCTGGCCAAACAGAGCTACAGCTAGACATGGCTAAAAATCTCAAACCTAATGGTTATTGCGGTACACCATCTTTTCTGAAAATCTTGCTGGATAAAGCCAAAGCTCAGCAATTGAATCTGCCATTCAAAAAAGCGTTAGTGACGGGGGAAGCGCTAACGCCGTCGTTAAAGTCTGCATTTATCAAAGCCGATATTGAAGTTAAGCAGGCCTATGCCACCGCAGATATTGGATTAATCGCTTTTGAGAGTGTTGTTGATGACGGGCTTATTGTCGCTGAAAATATAATATTAGAGTTGGTGAGGCCCGGTACGCTAACGCCAGTAGATGTGGGCGAGGTGGGGGAAGTTGTTATCACTAGCTTTAATCCTAGTTATCCTTTGATTCGATTTGCGACAGGGGACTTATCTGCTCAGCTAGAGGGGGTAAGCGCATGTGGCCGCAGCAATATGCGCATTAAAGGCTGGCTTGGCCGTGCAGATCAAACCACTAAAGTAAAAGGCTTGTTTGTGCACCCTGAGCAAGTTGAACAGATAAGAGTGCAGCACAATGCGATACAGCGTTTACGAATGGTCGTTAGTCGAGATAATGATAACGATAAAATGTGCTTGTTGTGTGAGGTGGCGGAGACAGCGTTAAATAGCGTGGATGTCAGTGCAATTGAGCAAACCATACGAGCTGTGACACAGTTATCTGCTGAGGTGAGTATCGAGCCTTTAGGTAGTTTGCCTAAAGATGGTATCGTGATAGACGATAGACGATAG
- a CDS encoding ABC transporter ATP-binding protein: protein MSQAVQLKPESPLLSINNIEVVYDDVIQVLRGVSIDVPQGEIVTLLGPNGAGKSTTLKAISGLLKNENGEVSRGDIHFMGERIDVKNAEDVVRSGLFQVMEGRRIVEDMSVIENLKLGAYTRNDGQVNQDIDMVFNYFPRLKERTGLAGYLSGGEQQMLAIGRALMARPKMICLDEPSMGLSPLLVKEVFGIIEKINRDQGITMLLVEQNANYALKAANYGYIMESGKIVLDGNKEQLLNNEDVKEFYLGGGNEKRKSFKNLKSYKRRKRWL, encoded by the coding sequence ATGTCACAAGCTGTGCAGTTAAAGCCTGAGAGTCCTCTGTTGTCAATTAATAACATTGAAGTCGTCTATGACGATGTTATTCAAGTTTTGCGTGGGGTGAGTATTGATGTTCCTCAAGGTGAGATAGTGACGTTGTTGGGGCCAAATGGTGCGGGAAAATCAACCACCTTAAAAGCGATATCTGGGTTACTCAAAAACGAAAATGGCGAAGTCTCTCGCGGTGATATTCATTTTATGGGCGAGAGAATTGACGTTAAAAATGCAGAAGATGTGGTGCGTTCCGGTTTGTTTCAGGTCATGGAAGGTCGGCGGATTGTCGAAGATATGAGTGTTATCGAAAACTTAAAGCTAGGTGCTTATACCCGTAACGATGGCCAAGTTAATCAAGATATCGACATGGTATTTAACTATTTCCCTCGCCTGAAGGAACGTACGGGGTTGGCGGGATATTTATCGGGCGGTGAACAGCAAATGCTTGCCATAGGCAGGGCGTTAATGGCGAGACCGAAAATGATCTGTTTGGATGAGCCGTCAATGGGCTTGTCGCCACTGCTGGTTAAAGAGGTGTTTGGTATCATTGAAAAGATCAATCGGGACCAAGGGATCACCATGTTGCTGGTGGAGCAAAATGCTAACTATGCGCTAAAGGCGGCTAATTACGGCTACATTATGGAGTCGGGAAAAATAGTGCTAGACGGTAATAAGGAACAGCTATTAAATAATGAAGATGTGAAGGAATTTTATCTCGGTGGTGGTAATGAAAAGCGTAAAAGCTTCAAAAATTTAAAGTCTTATAAACGCCGTAAACGTTGGTTGTAA
- a CDS encoding ABC transporter substrate-binding protein, whose product MHNNTEKNRLSKVNYLKLALGSSIACLATTANAEETIFVGHLADMSGPTAFVGKPYADGVRDSLAYINAHGGIDGTKLEYETIDYAYKVPQAIASYKKWKSRKNMVAMQGWGTADTEALISFAAKDKTPVFSASYSGHLTDPQGKNPKTKKPAPYNFFYGASYSDSCRGLVQWAANDWKTKGGQGKPKFTHIGANHPFPNAPKAACAEYATELGFDVQPPVVISMKPGDFKAQCLSLKSSKTNYGYIGNLGGSVQSLIKSCNTVGTDIQFMSNIWGGDKLVFKAAGEGVKNYIFPTMTPFWTDDVPGMKLVREISKMSDSEGGEERLHHYIRGICSTYFMKESMEWAKANGGVTGENVKKGMYARKNWVPKGLEGVCLAATWTPEDHRGINQVNIYKGNFNGGDVRVEKVNQVTLERRVDWLGY is encoded by the coding sequence ATGCATAACAATACCGAGAAAAACAGATTGAGCAAAGTGAACTATTTAAAATTGGCTCTGGGCTCAAGTATTGCTTGTTTAGCAACCACAGCCAATGCTGAGGAAACTATTTTTGTTGGCCATCTGGCTGATATGTCGGGGCCAACAGCGTTTGTAGGTAAGCCATATGCTGATGGTGTTCGAGACTCGTTAGCTTATATCAATGCCCATGGTGGCATTGACGGCACTAAGCTTGAGTATGAAACTATCGATTATGCCTACAAGGTTCCGCAAGCGATCGCCTCTTATAAAAAGTGGAAATCGCGTAAGAATATGGTGGCGATGCAAGGATGGGGAACGGCGGATACTGAAGCGTTAATTTCGTTTGCAGCAAAAGATAAAACACCGGTTTTTTCAGCATCCTATTCGGGGCATTTAACTGACCCACAAGGCAAAAACCCTAAGACCAAAAAACCAGCACCCTATAACTTTTTCTACGGTGCATCTTACTCAGACTCTTGCCGTGGCTTAGTGCAGTGGGCGGCAAACGATTGGAAAACCAAAGGAGGACAAGGTAAGCCAAAGTTTACTCATATTGGCGCTAACCATCCTTTTCCCAACGCTCCTAAAGCTGCATGTGCTGAATACGCAACCGAGTTAGGCTTTGATGTTCAGCCTCCAGTGGTCATTTCAATGAAGCCCGGTGACTTTAAAGCTCAGTGCTTGAGTCTTAAAAGCTCTAAAACCAATTATGGCTACATCGGTAACTTAGGTGGCTCGGTGCAGTCATTGATTAAATCTTGTAATACCGTCGGCACCGATATCCAGTTTATGTCGAATATCTGGGGCGGCGACAAGTTGGTATTTAAGGCGGCGGGAGAGGGTGTTAAAAATTACATTTTCCCAACCATGACGCCATTTTGGACTGATGACGTGCCTGGGATGAAGCTGGTTCGCGAGATCTCAAAGATGTCTGATAGCGAAGGTGGTGAAGAGCGTCTGCACCATTATATTCGTGGGATTTGTTCGACCTACTTTATGAAGGAGTCCATGGAGTGGGCCAAAGCAAATGGCGGAGTAACAGGAGAAAACGTTAAAAAGGGCATGTACGCACGTAAAAACTGGGTGCCTAAAGGGCTTGAAGGGGTCTGTTTAGCGGCAACTTGGACACCAGAAGATCACCGCGGTATTAACCAAGTCAACATCTACAAAGGCAACTTTAATGGTGGTGATGTGCGAGTTGAAAAAGTGAATCAAGTGACACTGGAGCGCCGTGTTGATTGGTTAGGTTATTAA
- a CDS encoding branched-chain amino acid ABC transporter permease, with product MSSLAMRPCGDFRTSYKADNTIFETKTIRLMTIALIAIACGAPLVLDGYFLTLFIQISYLGIAALGLNILVGFTGQISLGHGAFFGFGAFASAWLNTSFQIPVVLCIPLAGFLTMAVGMMFGMPAARIKGLYLAIATLAAQFIIEDFFARAEWFSGGSSGSMAAPVNLFGFDFDTDQSFYYIALFALVFMYIWGCNLMRSRDGRAFVAVRDHYLSAEIMGVKLNKYRLLSFGISSFYAGIGGALYAHYLGYVSAEGFTILMSIQFLAMVIIGGLGSIKGTLMGVVFMVLLPEMLESIVALMKYTDWGNIPMVTDGLAYIKEMAIGLVIILFLIFEPEGLAHRWAQIKNYWKFYPFAY from the coding sequence ATGTCTAGCTTAGCGATGCGTCCGTGTGGTGATTTCCGCACCAGCTATAAAGCCGACAACACAATATTTGAAACTAAAACTATCCGACTGATGACGATAGCGCTTATCGCCATTGCTTGTGGTGCGCCATTGGTACTTGATGGCTACTTTCTAACGCTGTTCATTCAGATCTCATACTTAGGGATTGCAGCATTAGGTCTCAATATTTTGGTGGGGTTCACTGGGCAGATCTCACTGGGTCACGGCGCATTCTTTGGCTTTGGTGCTTTTGCCTCAGCGTGGTTAAACACCAGCTTTCAAATTCCTGTGGTGCTGTGTATTCCGCTGGCAGGCTTTTTGACCATGGCCGTTGGCATGATGTTCGGAATGCCAGCAGCAAGAATTAAAGGTCTGTATCTTGCCATTGCAACCTTAGCGGCGCAGTTCATTATTGAGGATTTTTTCGCTCGAGCAGAGTGGTTCTCTGGCGGTTCTTCAGGCTCTATGGCAGCGCCAGTCAATCTATTTGGTTTTGATTTTGATACCGATCAGAGCTTCTACTACATCGCGTTATTTGCTTTGGTCTTTATGTATATCTGGGGCTGTAACTTGATGCGTAGCCGTGATGGTCGCGCGTTTGTTGCGGTGCGAGATCACTATCTCTCTGCTGAAATTATGGGGGTGAAGCTTAACAAATATCGTTTGCTGTCATTTGGAATATCTTCGTTTTACGCAGGTATTGGCGGCGCTTTATATGCTCACTACTTAGGTTATGTTTCGGCTGAAGGCTTCACCATTTTGATGTCTATTCAGTTTTTGGCAATGGTGATCATTGGCGGCCTTGGCTCAATAAAAGGCACCTTAATGGGGGTGGTGTTTATGGTGTTACTGCCAGAAATGCTCGAGAGCATTGTCGCCCTGATGAAGTACACCGACTGGGGCAATATCCCCATGGTGACTGATGGCCTTGCCTATATCAAAGAGATGGCGATTGGATTGGTCATCATCCTGTTTTTGATTTTTGAACCTGAAGGGCTAGCCCATCGTTGGGCACAAATTAAGAATTATTGGAAATTCTACCCGTTTGCTTACTAA
- a CDS encoding branched-chain amino acid ABC transporter permease, giving the protein MNFELLLQLIINGLIVGLLYGVVGMCFVLVYKSTQIVNFAQGEFLLVGAWVCWALLVYLQLPFFLGFLLTLCFMAVFGVFLQMIVLRPMIGEPIISVIMVTIGLSIFFQSLTKWIFGVSPQSYPTVFDTQSISIFGLNIELAYLMSTVIALIIMVSFFLFFKYSKHGLAMRATAFDQQVAQSLGISVKQVFAMSWGIAATVSATAGVVIGMVNGVSDSLSSIGIKVFPAVILGGLDSIVGAIVGGITIGILENVAEFFDSQYLHIGNMYDIAPFYVLLIILWFKPYGLFGTRDIERI; this is encoded by the coding sequence ATGAATTTTGAACTGTTACTGCAACTTATCATTAATGGGCTGATAGTTGGTCTGCTCTATGGTGTGGTGGGGATGTGTTTTGTTTTAGTGTACAAGTCGACCCAGATTGTTAACTTTGCCCAAGGTGAGTTCTTGTTAGTGGGCGCATGGGTTTGTTGGGCGCTCTTGGTTTACCTACAGTTGCCATTCTTCTTAGGCTTCTTACTCACACTCTGCTTTATGGCGGTGTTTGGGGTATTTCTACAGATGATAGTGCTTAGGCCAATGATTGGTGAACCCATTATTTCAGTGATAATGGTGACGATAGGCCTATCTATCTTCTTCCAATCTTTGACTAAGTGGATTTTCGGTGTATCTCCGCAGAGTTACCCAACAGTTTTCGATACCCAATCAATCTCAATCTTTGGGCTTAATATCGAGTTGGCTTACTTAATGAGTACCGTGATTGCGCTTATTATTATGGTCAGTTTTTTCTTGTTCTTTAAATATTCAAAACATGGCTTGGCAATGCGGGCGACAGCGTTTGACCAGCAAGTTGCGCAAAGTTTGGGAATATCAGTGAAACAAGTTTTCGCCATGAGTTGGGGAATTGCAGCGACTGTGTCTGCAACCGCAGGTGTAGTGATCGGCATGGTGAATGGTGTCTCAGACTCTCTCTCCTCTATCGGCATCAAGGTCTTTCCTGCGGTTATTCTCGGTGGCCTCGACTCAATAGTCGGCGCGATAGTCGGCGGCATTACCATCGGTATTTTAGAAAATGTGGCTGAGTTCTTTGATAGTCAGTACCTGCATATCGGCAACATGTACGACATCGCGCCGTTTTACGTGCTGTTGATCATTCTATGGTTTAAGCCCTATGGCCTGTTTGGTACTCGTGACATCGAGCGTATCTAA
- a CDS encoding long-chain fatty acid--CoA ligase, whose amino-acid sequence MKTANEGAASRFDMGDMDTFPKILRHNALLWSDDIAMREKEFGIWSEFSWLDYHNRVKWLSLTLRDLGIEAETTIALLGDNRPEWVWGEVAAHALCCFSLGIYQDSLHEEVAYLLNRSNAQVVIAEDEEQCDKLLELGDQIPSVKYIVYCDPRGMRKYDDPRLINIEDIYKSGQQLDKQHPTAYDELVDAGKADNIAIYCTTSGTTSKPKIVLLQGSKFIDHCCSYLRADPRMPGDNYVSVLPLPWIMEQVYAVGQALIARQIVNFVEEQETMMADLREIGPSFVLLAPRVWEGILADVQARMMDSTPLKKKLFEFAMKRAEAALAQGKRSTLADILLMKALRDRLGFSFLKSAATGGAAMGPDTFKFFQSIGVPLRQLYGQTEMCGAYTIHHQDDVDYDSVGVAFDTAELQVINTDSEGVGEVIAKTVGMFNGYLGDQAAFDEDVKEGWMHTGDAGYFKPSGHLVVIDRIKDLAKTSHGIQYSPQYIENKLKFSSFIGEAVILGKDKPFLSAILCIRFSIVSKWAEQQGLAFTNYTNLSTLPEVYEQLTKEVEIVNQSLPDAQKINKFILLYKELDADDGELTRTRKVRRGVIADKYADIIDSLYSDKPHVDIDTVITFQDGSQSRIQTQLKVATVIESSVATQSSISQRRAS is encoded by the coding sequence ATGAAAACTGCAAATGAAGGAGCTGCAAGCCGCTTCGATATGGGAGACATGGATACCTTTCCCAAAATATTGCGCCACAATGCGCTGCTATGGAGCGATGATATTGCCATGCGTGAAAAAGAATTTGGCATCTGGAGCGAGTTTAGCTGGCTCGATTACCATAACCGGGTTAAGTGGCTGTCTTTGACCCTGCGTGATTTGGGCATTGAAGCCGAAACAACCATTGCGCTATTAGGCGATAACCGACCTGAGTGGGTTTGGGGCGAAGTTGCAGCTCATGCCTTGTGTTGTTTCTCTTTAGGGATCTATCAAGACTCGCTGCATGAAGAGGTGGCATACCTGCTTAACCGCAGTAATGCGCAGGTGGTGATTGCTGAAGATGAGGAGCAGTGCGATAAGTTACTCGAGCTTGGTGATCAAATCCCTTCAGTAAAATACATTGTCTATTGCGATCCTCGAGGAATGCGTAAGTACGACGACCCGCGATTGATAAACATCGAAGATATTTACAAGAGTGGACAGCAGCTTGATAAACAACACCCAACAGCTTATGACGAGTTAGTCGATGCGGGAAAAGCCGACAATATTGCCATTTACTGCACCACATCTGGCACGACCTCAAAACCCAAAATTGTATTGTTGCAGGGCAGTAAGTTTATTGACCACTGCTGCTCATACTTGCGTGCCGACCCAAGAATGCCTGGCGACAACTATGTATCGGTATTGCCTCTGCCTTGGATCATGGAGCAGGTGTATGCTGTCGGCCAAGCACTGATTGCCAGACAGATAGTTAACTTTGTAGAAGAACAAGAGACCATGATGGCTGATCTTCGTGAAATCGGTCCAAGCTTTGTATTACTCGCGCCGAGAGTGTGGGAAGGGATCTTAGCTGACGTACAAGCGCGGATGATGGACTCGACGCCATTGAAGAAAAAGCTATTTGAGTTTGCGATGAAACGCGCAGAGGCAGCACTTGCTCAAGGTAAGCGCTCGACGTTGGCGGATATTCTATTAATGAAAGCGCTGCGCGATAGGCTTGGCTTTTCATTCCTAAAATCTGCGGCAACCGGTGGAGCAGCTATGGGCCCAGATACCTTCAAGTTTTTCCAAAGTATTGGGGTGCCACTGCGCCAGCTATACGGTCAAACAGAGATGTGCGGTGCTTACACCATCCACCATCAAGATGATGTTGACTATGACAGTGTTGGTGTTGCTTTTGATACCGCCGAGCTGCAGGTGATTAATACCGACAGCGAAGGCGTCGGTGAGGTTATCGCTAAAACGGTGGGTATGTTCAATGGTTACCTAGGTGACCAAGCGGCTTTTGATGAAGACGTAAAAGAGGGCTGGATGCACACCGGAGATGCTGGTTATTTTAAGCCTTCGGGACATTTGGTGGTCATCGACCGAATTAAAGATCTGGCTAAAACCAGCCATGGGATCCAGTACTCGCCACAATATATTGAAAACAAGCTTAAGTTCTCTTCGTTCATCGGTGAAGCGGTGATTTTAGGTAAAGACAAGCCGTTCCTATCAGCCATTCTTTGTATTCGTTTCAGTATTGTTTCTAAGTGGGCGGAACAGCAAGGACTGGCATTTACCAACTACACCAATCTGTCAACCTTGCCAGAGGTTTATGAGCAACTGACTAAAGAGGTAGAAATAGTTAATCAATCGCTCCCTGATGCTCAGAAGATCAATAAATTCATCCTGCTATACAAAGAGCTCGATGCTGATGACGGTGAACTGACTCGTACCCGTAAAGTTCGCCGAGGTGTCATTGCTGATAAATATGCTGACATTATCGACTCACTCTATAGCGATAAACCCCATGTTGATATCGATACCGTGATTACCTTCCAAGATGGCAGTCAATCGCGCATTCAAACCCAACTGAAGGTGGCAACTGTTATTGAATCTTCAGTGGCTACTCAAAGCAGTATTTCTCAAAGGAGAGCGTCATGA
- a CDS encoding ABC transporter ATP-binding protein, translating into MTDKILKVEQISLAFGGVKALTDVSFEVEKGSVFSIIGPNGAGKTSMLNCVSGRYRPYEGSILFDNQEVTHMRPNDRADLGIGRTFQNLALFGHMSVLDNIMVGRHHQMKNNWLTGPLYWASPAQKEELKHRRQVEEIIDFLDISHVRKSIAGTLSYGLRKRVELARAIALNPKLILLDEPMAGMNLEEKEDMARYILDLNEEFGITVVMIEHDMGVVMDISHEVMVLDFGKKLVSGLPDEVMANEHVRQAYLGLDDNEQLQEVG; encoded by the coding sequence GTGACAGATAAAATCTTAAAAGTTGAACAGATTTCCCTAGCATTTGGTGGCGTAAAAGCGCTAACAGATGTCAGTTTTGAAGTTGAAAAAGGGTCGGTGTTTTCGATTATCGGGCCTAACGGTGCAGGTAAAACCTCGATGCTTAACTGTGTCTCCGGTCGCTATCGCCCCTATGAAGGCTCCATTCTTTTTGATAACCAAGAAGTCACGCACATGCGGCCAAATGACCGTGCCGATTTGGGCATTGGTCGAACATTCCAAAACCTTGCGCTTTTCGGTCATATGTCAGTTCTTGACAATATCATGGTTGGTCGTCATCACCAGATGAAAAATAACTGGTTAACTGGGCCACTTTACTGGGCTTCTCCTGCACAAAAAGAGGAGCTAAAGCATCGACGCCAAGTTGAAGAGATAATTGATTTTCTCGATATATCCCATGTGCGGAAGTCTATAGCAGGCACCTTGTCCTACGGCTTACGTAAGCGTGTCGAACTGGCCCGTGCTATCGCACTTAACCCAAAACTAATTCTACTCGATGAACCCATGGCTGGCATGAACCTAGAAGAGAAGGAAGATATGGCGCGCTACATCTTAGATCTCAATGAAGAGTTTGGCATTACAGTGGTGATGATTGAGCACGATATGGGAGTGGTAATGGATATCTCTCATGAAGTGATGGTGCTCGATTTTGGTAAGAAACTGGTTAGCGGTTTACCGGATGAAGTTATGGCAAATGAACATGTTAGGCAAGCTTACTTGGGCCTAGATGATAATGAGCAGCTGCAGGAGGTGGGTTAA